A stretch of the Desulfobacter sp. genome encodes the following:
- the nusA gene encoding transcription termination factor NusA: MFITDIKRVIDQVSREKGIDAEVLINTLKEAIISAARKKIGPRADVEVHYDEKSGDVEVFHFKEVVEEVEYSDSELTLDEGVEYDPECEIGDSLGIRIDTEEFGRIAAQSAKQVIIQKMREAERNAVYENFIQKKGKIINGIVQRFDRGSIIVNLGQADAALRPREQMPKENYKRGDRLRAYVLDVLEESKGAQVLLSRTHPEFLIELFKTEVPEVAEGIVSIRGAARVPGVRAKIAVSSIDSDVDPVGACVGMKGNRVQSIVQELRGEKIDIVQWSPDIARFVCNALSPAEIARVIIDEDNQSMEVIVNDEYLSIAIGKGGQNVSLACEITGWHLEVTSEEEYSREVKEGYDSLMKLSNVGLPMAEVLFKAGFSSLLDVADALVEDLASIMDLSQEEAQGVVEEAGQIMETERIEAQEAVEKAAIERAAADQAEQEAAKAEETQGGENPEDTTQEQAALEDTED; this comes from the coding sequence ATGTTTATCACAGATATAAAAAGGGTAATTGACCAGGTAAGCCGTGAAAAAGGAATTGATGCTGAAGTTCTTATTAATACCTTGAAAGAGGCCATCATTTCGGCTGCCAGGAAAAAAATCGGACCCAGGGCGGATGTTGAAGTCCATTATGATGAGAAAAGCGGTGATGTTGAAGTCTTCCATTTTAAAGAGGTGGTTGAAGAGGTTGAATATTCCGACAGCGAGCTGACCCTTGACGAAGGGGTTGAATATGATCCCGAATGTGAAATCGGTGACTCCTTAGGGATTCGAATTGATACCGAAGAGTTCGGACGTATTGCTGCCCAGTCTGCCAAGCAGGTGATCATTCAAAAGATGAGAGAAGCGGAACGCAATGCCGTGTATGAAAATTTTATCCAGAAAAAGGGAAAAATTATCAACGGTATTGTCCAGCGGTTTGACCGGGGCAGCATCATTGTTAATCTGGGCCAGGCCGATGCCGCGCTTCGGCCAAGAGAGCAGATGCCCAAGGAAAACTACAAGCGGGGAGACAGGCTTCGCGCCTATGTCCTGGATGTGCTTGAAGAGTCGAAAGGGGCCCAGGTCTTATTGTCCAGAACCCATCCTGAATTTTTGATTGAGCTTTTTAAAACAGAGGTTCCTGAAGTGGCCGAAGGAATCGTTTCCATCCGGGGGGCTGCCCGGGTGCCGGGCGTCCGTGCAAAAATTGCGGTTTCCTCAATTGATTCAGATGTGGATCCTGTGGGGGCCTGTGTGGGCATGAAGGGGAACCGGGTTCAGAGTATTGTTCAGGAGCTTCGGGGAGAAAAAATTGATATTGTTCAGTGGAGCCCGGATATTGCACGTTTTGTCTGCAATGCCCTGTCTCCTGCTGAAATAGCTCGGGTGATCATTGACGAGGATAATCAGTCCATGGAGGTTATTGTCAATGACGAATACCTGTCCATTGCCATTGGCAAGGGCGGGCAGAATGTATCCCTTGCCTGTGAAATCACGGGCTGGCATCTGGAGGTGACCTCTGAAGAGGAATACTCCCGGGAAGTCAAGGAGGGGTATGACAGCCTTATGAAATTGTCCAATGTGGGACTGCCCATGGCAGAGGTCTTGTTTAAAGCCGGTTTTTCCTCTTTGTTGGATGTAGCAGACGCTCTGGTAGAAGATCTTGCATCGATTATGGATCTTTCCCAGGAAGAGGCACAGGGGGTTGTTGAGGAAGCAGGCCAGATCATGGAAACAGAACGGATTGAAGCCCAGGAGGCCGTTGAAAAGGCGGCAATCGAAAGGGCTGCAGCCGATCAGGCTGAACAAGAGGCTGCAAAAGCTGAAGAGACCCAGGGGGGTGAAAACCCTGAAGATACAACCCAAGAACAGGCGGCGTTAGAAGATACTGAAGACTAG